AGGTTTCACCCTGCAGCTTCTTGTTGGCGACGAGAGTAAAGGCGTTTTTGAAGATGGGGCCGGAAAAATCGATGACTTCGGCGCGCTGAGGCGTCGGATTGAGGCCGAAGAAGACATCGATCTTGTCCGCCTGAAGATCAAGGACCGAATTGCCCCAAGTCGTCTCGACGATCGAAAGCTTGATACCCAGATCGCTGGCCAATTGCTGCGCGATATCGACATAGAAGCCGCGCCACTGGCCGTCCGTCAGGGCCTTCTGGTATCCAGGCACGCCGTCAGGTATGCCGCCAATGCGCAGGACGCCCGAAGACTTGATGCGGTCGAGCGAACTCTTGCCCTGAGCCCTTGCCGCCGACGCAATGACGGCCGGCGAAGCGAGAGCGACGGCGAAACCGCCAAGCACCATGTTAAATACTCTACGTTTGATCATTGCGTTCCCCTTTTGTCGTCTTGTGTGCAGCAATCCCTGTGGCGGATTGCAGGATGAGCGATACAGAGGGGAAATCGCGCAATTATGCGCCTGGCGGATTGGCACTCCGCTTCTGACTGTATGACTGAGTTCCCCACCGCGCGTTGGCCGGCGGTTGTCTATATTGGCTTGGAAACATCATTGCGCAGTTGACTTGAGAACAAAAGCATTGAAAATTTTCCCTATCATGACTTTTACTCATGCTTGGAATTGTTCGGCAAAGGGTGAAATTTTCCTATGAGACGCCTTCTGCCGTCCCTTTCCGCATTGCATGCCTTCGAGGCCGCCGCCAGATATCTGAGCTTTACGAGGGCGGCCGAGGAACTCGGCATCACCCAAAGCGGGATAAGCCGACAGATCAAGAATCTGGAAGAATTTCTCGGACTTACGCTGTTTCATAGGTCGGGGCCGCGGCTGGTGCTGACGGAACTTGGCGCGGCCTATTACCGTGACGTGTCGCTTACCCTTGACAAGTTGCAGGAGGTGTCGATGGATGCCGTGCGGGGACGGTCGATAGACACGTCATTGATCCTAGGCACGCATCCAACGCTGGCTTCGCGATGGCTTCCAATGATGCTCGGCTCCTTCATCGACAGACATCCGAACATTCCGATCGAAGTGCAATGCGCCGACACCAATCTTGATTTCGAGACGACACGCCTGGATATCGCGATTCTGCGCGGGGTCGGCTCGTG
This Rhizobium acidisoli DNA region includes the following protein-coding sequences:
- a CDS encoding transporter substrate-binding domain-containing protein, which encodes MIKRRVFNMVLGGFAVALASPAVIASAARAQGKSSLDRIKSSGVLRIGGIPDGVPGYQKALTDGQWRGFYVDIAQQLASDLGIKLSIVETTWGNSVLDLQADKIDVFFGLNPTPQRAEVIDFSGPIFKNAFTLVANKKLQGETWEDFNKPEVRIAVDAGSAQDSAATRNAPNAQILRLKTVSDGTAALQAGRADAQCLVVVNALPLLAKNPSIGKLIVPTPIDATTSNAGFRREEDKSWSKFVDDWITKYRENGFVQKSVIRNLDLVGVKESDFPKGLTI